The Humulus lupulus chromosome 4, drHumLupu1.1, whole genome shotgun sequence genome has a window encoding:
- the LOC133830054 gene encoding TITAN-like protein isoform X1, with amino-acid sequence MEAGHAETKSNPNSETNTTKRDDKKRKKVSEFEYCEVCKLNHDQGQRHKYFPSHKKSLSIFFSRFQTKLSDVRFFLKNPTLLLPEHASHNRVWCVFCNKDIDELGSSFACSNAIHHLASVSHLKNLKHFLWKNGGGMDCIDNFRITKADVTKWEKKCKSLKSGAVSSKEASHGPVFGPSNDIHNELNYVDNNSYINNNLHYFDPSISTGVMPLQNLTNEYQVSHSGITDVSNVGMYSEDIISSLPLETNSGTRSKNLNGVAGMQNLTQIFVSEVAGGNVHSGAPPPWFEAVGEGQLNVGVKPDLGSFVSSSSKLGKSKKLNPKRVGAAWAEKRKLELEMEKRGERVKSECDANWLPNFGRVWQSGSRRESRKEFELEKQNVIKVESHLEELVKIQPYISKRMDEEPVKIQPYISKRMDEESVEIQPYISKQMDEEPVKIQPYISKRMQRDASK; translated from the exons AACAAACACTACCAAGAGAGACGATAAGAAGAGGAAGAAGGTTTCGGAATTCGAGTACTGCGAAGTTTGCAAACTGAATCACGATCAGGGCCAGCGCCACAAGTACTTCCCAAGCCACAAAAAGTccctctccatcttcttctctcgGTTCCAGACCAAGCTCTCCGATGTTCGTTTCTTTCTGAAAAATCCTACACTCCTCCTCCCGGAACACGCCTCTCACAACCGCGTATGGTGCGTCTTTTGCAATAAAGATATCGATGAGCTTGGCAGCTCTTTTGCTTG TAGTAATGCAATTCATCACTTGGCAAGTGTGAGTCATCTGAAGAATTTGAAGCACTTTTTGTGGAAAAATGGTGGAGGAATGGATTGCATTGATAATTTTAGAATAACGAAAGCTGATGTTACTAAG TGGGAGAAAAAGTGTAAATCATTGAAAAGTGGAGCTGTATCATCTAAAGAAGCATCTCATGGACCAGTTTTTGGACCTTCCAATGATATCCACAATGAACTCAACTATGTAGATAATAAtagttatataaataataatctcCATTATTTTGATCCAAGCATTTCAACCGGTGTTATGCCTTTACAAAATCTTACAAATGAGTATCAGGTATCTCATTCAGGAATCACAGATGTTTCAAATGTTGGCATGTATTCAGAAGATATTATCTCTTCTTTACCTTTGGAGACAAATTCCGGTACTAGATCCAAGAATTTGAATGGTGTAGCAG GTATGCAGAATCTTACCCAAATTTTTGTATCTGAGGTTGCTGGAGGAAATGTGCATTCTGGAGCACCTCCTCCTTGGTTTGAAGCAGTCGGCGAAGGTCAACTAAATGTTGGAGTAAAACCAGACTTAGGTAGCTTTGTTTCTTCATCAAGTAAATTGGGGAAGTCGAAGAAATTGAATCCAAAAAGGGTTGGGGCAGCTTGGGCAGAAAAGAGAAAATTGGAGCTGGAGATGGAAAAGAGAGGAGAGCGTGTGAAGAGCGAGTGTGATGCAAACTGGCTTCcaaattttggtagagtttggCAATCAGGTAGCCGAAGAGAGTCTAGAAAAGAATTTGAGTTGGAAAAGCAAAACGTAATCAAGGTTGAAAGTCATCTTGAGGAGCTAGTAAAGATACAGCCTTACATAAGCAAACGAATG GATGAGGAGCCAGTAAAGATACAGCCTTACATTAGCAAACGAATG GATGAAGAGTCAGTAGAGATACAGCCTTACATTAGCAAACAAATG GATGAAGAGCCAGTAAAGATACAGCCTTACATTAGCAAACGAATG CAAAGAGACGCAAGTAAATGA
- the LOC133830053 gene encoding uncharacterized protein LOC133830053 isoform X1, giving the protein MEYVEQYVLAKYPQYAGLVEGEKFDLSSICINDESTTDPVTDDKRKSPRGASREPTTPSSGGNLPELDRTQLAPSRLLDILTTKSSFPGSFISIPEIQARNKVLKHCGLPDEEYLVLFTPNYVDSMKLVGESYPFFKGNTYMTIIGEDEEDCIREYASFKESRVILAPVTWLDLRIKGSQLSQYFRKKSKYKQKGLFSYPAVVNGTHYSLHWVSEAHRNSWHVLLDATELVIGKDHLNLVLHRPDFVLCSLDNTPAIPSKITCLLVRKKSFDTTTASSQVSE; this is encoded by the coding sequence ATGGAATATGTTGAGCAATATGTCCTAGCAAAGTATCCACAATATGCGGGCCTTGTTGAAGGTGAAAAATTTGACCTCTCTAGTATTTGCATCAATGATGAGTCTACTACCGATCCTGTCACAGATGACAAGAGAAAGTCTCCAAGGGGAGCATCCAGAGAGCCCACCACACCCTCCTCTGGTGGCAACCTTCCTGAGCTAGATAGGACACAGTTAGCGCCATCAAGATTGCTCGATATCCTCACAACAAAATCCTCCTTTCCTGGTAGTTTCATCTCAATCCCTGAGATACAAGCTCGAAACAAGGTTTTGAAGCACTGCGGCTTGCCTGATGAAGAGTACCTAGTTCTCTTCACACCGAATTATGTCGATTCCATGAAGTTAGTAGGGGAGAGCTATCCATTCTTCAAGGGAAACACCTACATGACCATTATAGGAGAGGACGAAGAAGACTGCATAAGGGAGTATGCTAGTTTCAAAGAATCAAGAGTGATTTTGGCACCAGTGACTTGGTTGGACTTGAGGATCAAAGGTTCACAGCTTAGCCAGTACTTCAGGAAAAAAAGCAAGTACAAGCAAAAGGGTCTGTTCTCCTATCCTGCTGTTGTAAATGGGACTCATTATTCACTGCATTGGGTTTCAGAAGCTCATCGGAATTCATGGCATGTTCTTCTTGATGCCACTGAACTAGTTATTGGCAAAGACCACTTGAATCTGGTCCTGCATAGGCCTGACTTTGTGTTATGCAGTCTTGACAATACACCTGCAATTCCTTCAAAAATAACTTGCCTCTTGGTCAGGAAGAAGTCTTTTGATACCACCACAGCTTCATCTCAAGTCAGTGAGTAA
- the LOC133830052 gene encoding acetolactate synthase 3, chloroplastic produces MSTMAAATSNAPTSSFLTKTSTFPSSSSSSSKPILRFLLPFSSSPQNPSLLRRPLHLTNSSLPRRNPPSAVTTPAPTISSEPETFVSRFGPDEPRKGADVLVEALEREGVTDVFAYPGGASMEIHQALTRSSSIRNVLPRHEQGGVFAAEGYARSSGLPGVCIATSGPGATNLVSGLADALLDSVPLVAITGQVPRRMIGTDAFQETPIVEVTRSITKHNYLVLDVEDIPRVVKEAFFLAKSGRPGPVLIDVPKDIQQQLVVPNWDQPMKLPGYLARLPKLPNEAHLEQIVRLISESKKPVLYVGGGCLNSSEELKRFVELTKIPVASTLMGLGAHPLSDELSLQMLGMHGTVYANYAVDKADLLLAFGVRFDDRVTGKLEAFASRAKIVHIDIDSAEIGKNKQPHISVCGDVKPALDGMNQILEKNKSKLKLNFFAWTQELDDQKQKHPLTFKTFGEAIPPQYAIKVLDELTGGKAIISTGVGQHQMWAAQFYKYNRPRQWLTSGGLGAMGFGLPAAIGAAVANPDSIVVDIDGDGSFIMNVQELATIRVENLPVKILLLNNQHLGMVVQWEDRFYKANRAHTYLGDPSKETEIFPNMLKFADACGIPAARVTKKEELRGAIQKMLDTPGPYLLDVIVPHQEHVLPMIPSGGAFKDVITEGDGRTKY; encoded by the coding sequence ATGTCAACCATGGCGGCCGCCACCTCCAATGCCCCAACCTCCTCCTTCCTCACCAAGACCTCTACTTTCccttcttcctcctcctcctcttccaaacCCATTCTCAGATTCTTACTCCCTTTCTCCTCCTCTCCCCAAAACCCCTCTCTCCTCCGCCGCCCCCTCCACCTCACCAATAGCTCCCTCCCTCGCCGAAACCCTCCTTCCGCCGTAACAACCCCCGCCCCCACCATTTCCTCCGAGCCCGAAACCTTCGTTTCCCGATTCGGTCCAGACGAGCCTCGGAAAGGAGCTGATGTCCTCGTCGAAGCCCTCGAGCGCGAAGGTGTTACCGACGTCTTCGCTTACCCCGGTGGTGCTTCCATGGAGATCCACCAGGCTCTCACCAGGTCTAGCAGCATTCGAAATGTCCTCCCGCGCCACGAGCAAGGTGGTGTCTTTGCGGCTGAGGGCTACGCTCGCTCCTCTGGTCTTCCCGGTGTGTGTATCGCGACCTCCGGCCCCGGCGCGACCAACTTGGTTAGTGGCCTCGCCGACGCGCTCCTTGATAGTGTTCCTTTAGTCGCCATTACTGGACAAGTCCCCAGGAGGATGATCGGTACTGATGCGTTTCAGGAAACCCCCATTGTTGAGGTAACTAGATCTATTACCAAGCATAATTACCTTGTTCTTGATGTGGAAGACATTCCTAGGGTGGTTAAAGAAGCCTTCTTTTTAGCTAAATCGGGTCGACCCGGTCCGGTTTTGATTGATGTACCAAAAGATATACAACAACAGCTTGTGGTTCCCAATTGGGACCAACCTATGAAGCTACCTGGGTACTTAGCTAGGTTGCCCAAGCTCCCTAATGAGGCTCATTTGGAGCAGATTGTTAGGCTGATTTCTGAGTCAAAGAAGCCAGTTTTGTATGTTGGTGGTGGGTGTTTGAACTCGAGTGAGGAGTTGAAGCGGTTTGTGGAGCTCACTAAGATTCCAGTTGCTAGTACTTTAATGGGTCTTGGAGCTCACCCTCTTTCTGATGAATTGTCTCTTCAAATGCTTGGAATGCATGGTACTGTGTATGCTAATTATGCAGTTGATAAGGCTGATTTGTTGCTTGCTTTTGGAGTTAGGTTTGATGATCGTGTGACAGGGAAGCTTGAGGCATTTGCTAGCCGAGCTAAGATAGTTCATATTGATATTGATTCAGCTGAGATTGGAAAGAATAAACAGCCCCATATATCTGTTTGTGGAGATGTTAAACCTGCCTTGGATGGAATGAATCAGATACTTGAGAAGAACAAATCAAAACTTAAGCTCAACTTCTTTGCTTGGACACAAGAGTTGGATGATCAAAAACAAAAACACCCTTTGACTTTCAAGACTTTTGGGGAAGCAATTCCACCTCAGTATGCTATTAAGGTTCTTGATGAGCTGACTGGTGGGAAAGCAATCATAAGCACTGGTGTTGGTCAACATCAAATGTGGGCAGCTCAGTTTTACAAGTACAACAGACCTCGTCAATGGCTGACATCAGGTGGACTAGGAGCTATGGGTTTTGGCTTGCCTGCAGCCATTGGAGCTGCTGTTGCAAACCCGGATTCAATCGTTGTTGACATCGACGGTGATGGGAGTTTTATCATGAATGTTCAGGAGTTGGCAACCATCCGGGTGGAGAATCTTCCTGTCAAGATACTCCTCCTGAACAATCAGCACTTGGGCATGGTTGTTCAGTGGGAGGATCGGTTCTACAAGGCTAACAGAGCTCACACGTACCTTGGGGACCCGTCTAAAGAAACTGAGATATTCCCCAACATGTTGAAGTTTGCTGATGCTTGTGGCATACCAGCCGCACGTGTGACAAAGAAGGAAGAGCTTAGAGGAGCCATTCAGAAGATGTTGGACACGCCTGGCCCGTATCTGCTGGATGTAATAGTTCCTCATCAAGAACATGTCCTGCCTATGATCCCTAGTGGTGGAGCTTTCAAAGATGTGATTACCGAAGGAGATGGGAGAACAAAGTACTAG
- the LOC133830053 gene encoding uncharacterized protein LOC133830053 isoform X2, with the protein MKQGQCKKSLFASIHKPSTEDSRPRSMVIKKANTVIPSHIIAEAISTLHDDGLGLRWSGPITPTEMEYVEQYVLAKYPQYAGLVEGEKFDLSSICINDESTTDPVTDDKRKSPRGASREPTTPSSGGNLPELDRTQLAPSRLLDILTTKSSFPGSFISIPEIQARNKVLKHCGLPDEEYLVLFTPNYVDSMKLVGESYPFFKGNTYMTIIGEDEEDCIREYASFKESRVILAPVTWLDLRIKGSQLSQYFRKKSKYKQKGLFSYPAVVNGTHYSLHWVSEAHRNSWHVLLDATELVIGKDHLNLVLHRPDFVLCSLDNTPAIPSKITCLLVRKKSFDTTTASSQVSE; encoded by the exons ATGAAGCAAGGTCAATGTAAAAAATCTCTTTTTGCTTCAATTCACAAACCATCAACAGAAGATAGCAGGCCAAGAAGCATGGTTATTAAG AAAGCAAATACTGTAATTCCATCTCATATCATAGCCGAAGCAATATCAACATTACATGATGATGGTCTTGGCCTTAGATGGTCAGGTCCAATTACACCAACAGAAATGGAATATGTTGAGCAATATGTCCTAGCAAAGTATCCACAATATGCGGGCCTTGTTGAAGGTGAAAAATTTGACCTCTCTAGTATTTGCATCAATGATGAGTCTACTACCGATCCTGTCACAGATGACAAGAGAAAGTCTCCAAGGGGAGCATCCAGAGAGCCCACCACACCCTCCTCTGGTGGCAACCTTCCTGAGCTAGATAGGACACAGTTAGCGCCATCAAGATTGCTCGATATCCTCACAACAAAATCCTCCTTTCCTGGTAGTTTCATCTCAATCCCTGAGATACAAGCTCGAAACAAGGTTTTGAAGCACTGCGGCTTGCCTGATGAAGAGTACCTAGTTCTCTTCACACCGAATTATGTCGATTCCATGAAGTTAGTAGGGGAGAGCTATCCATTCTTCAAGGGAAACACCTACATGACCATTATAGGAGAGGACGAAGAAGACTGCATAAGGGAGTATGCTAGTTTCAAAGAATCAAGAGTGATTTTGGCACCAGTGACTTGGTTGGACTTGAGGATCAAAGGTTCACAGCTTAGCCAGTACTTCAGGAAAAAAAGCAAGTACAAGCAAAAGGGTCTGTTCTCCTATCCTGCTGTTGTAAATGGGACTCATTATTCACTGCATTGGGTTTCAGAAGCTCATCGGAATTCATGGCATGTTCTTCTTGATGCCACTGAACTAGTTATTGGCAAAGACCACTTGAATCTGGTCCTGCATAGGCCTGACTTTGTGTTATGCAGTCTTGACAATACACCTGCAATTCCTTCAAAAATAACTTGCCTCTTGGTCAGGAAGAAGTCTTTTGATACCACCACAGCTTCATCTCAAGTCAGTGAGTAA
- the LOC133830054 gene encoding TITAN-like protein isoform X3, whose product MEAGHAETKSNPNSETNTTKRDDKKRKKVSEFEYCEVCKLNHDQGQRHKYFPSHKKSLSIFFSRFQTKLSDVRFFLKNPTLLLPEHASHNRVWCVFCNKDIDELGSSFACSNAIHHLASVSHLKNLKHFLWKNGGGMDCIDNFRITKADVTKWEKKCKSLKSGAVSSKEASHGPVFGPSNDIHNELNYVDNNSYINNNLHYFDPSISTGVMPLQNLTNEYQVSHSGITDVSNVGMYSEDIISSLPLETNSGTRSKNLNGVAGMQNLTQIFVSEVAGGNVHSGAPPPWFEAVGEGQLNVGVKPDLGSFVSSSSKLGKSKKLNPKRVGAAWAEKRKLELEMEKRGERVKSECDANWLPNFGRVWQSGSRRESRKEFELEKQNVIKVESHLEELVKIQPYISKRMDEEPVKIQPYISKRMDEEPVKIQPYISKRMQRDASK is encoded by the exons AACAAACACTACCAAGAGAGACGATAAGAAGAGGAAGAAGGTTTCGGAATTCGAGTACTGCGAAGTTTGCAAACTGAATCACGATCAGGGCCAGCGCCACAAGTACTTCCCAAGCCACAAAAAGTccctctccatcttcttctctcgGTTCCAGACCAAGCTCTCCGATGTTCGTTTCTTTCTGAAAAATCCTACACTCCTCCTCCCGGAACACGCCTCTCACAACCGCGTATGGTGCGTCTTTTGCAATAAAGATATCGATGAGCTTGGCAGCTCTTTTGCTTG TAGTAATGCAATTCATCACTTGGCAAGTGTGAGTCATCTGAAGAATTTGAAGCACTTTTTGTGGAAAAATGGTGGAGGAATGGATTGCATTGATAATTTTAGAATAACGAAAGCTGATGTTACTAAG TGGGAGAAAAAGTGTAAATCATTGAAAAGTGGAGCTGTATCATCTAAAGAAGCATCTCATGGACCAGTTTTTGGACCTTCCAATGATATCCACAATGAACTCAACTATGTAGATAATAAtagttatataaataataatctcCATTATTTTGATCCAAGCATTTCAACCGGTGTTATGCCTTTACAAAATCTTACAAATGAGTATCAGGTATCTCATTCAGGAATCACAGATGTTTCAAATGTTGGCATGTATTCAGAAGATATTATCTCTTCTTTACCTTTGGAGACAAATTCCGGTACTAGATCCAAGAATTTGAATGGTGTAGCAG GTATGCAGAATCTTACCCAAATTTTTGTATCTGAGGTTGCTGGAGGAAATGTGCATTCTGGAGCACCTCCTCCTTGGTTTGAAGCAGTCGGCGAAGGTCAACTAAATGTTGGAGTAAAACCAGACTTAGGTAGCTTTGTTTCTTCATCAAGTAAATTGGGGAAGTCGAAGAAATTGAATCCAAAAAGGGTTGGGGCAGCTTGGGCAGAAAAGAGAAAATTGGAGCTGGAGATGGAAAAGAGAGGAGAGCGTGTGAAGAGCGAGTGTGATGCAAACTGGCTTCcaaattttggtagagtttggCAATCAGGTAGCCGAAGAGAGTCTAGAAAAGAATTTGAGTTGGAAAAGCAAAACGTAATCAAGGTTGAAAGTCATCTTGAGGAGCTAGTAAAGATACAGCCTTACATAAGCAAACGAATG GATGAGGAGCCAGTAAAGATACAGCCTTACATTAGCAAACGAATG GATGAAGAGCCAGTAAAGATACAGCCTTACATTAGCAAACGAATG CAAAGAGACGCAAGTAAATGA
- the LOC133830055 gene encoding glucuronoxylan 4-O-methyltransferase 1, which produces MPPEVPYCRSFVTPVLVRSLSPVSPEAKQELPTSHKHWERTKKMNFSKKKVIPFLVLILATVSILRLIRITVTSYSSSSLPLPAFPPLQKEKCSSPSKSCTYVPLHASMSSTNRISTLANMTWQTEKEFQLLSNLVTRRAPCNLLIFGLEHQYTFLASINAGGTTIFLEDDPDKLRKIKIKTKLNTTKIYKVEYKVPAKDAYKLLKHARKSQACTVISGQLQMSKCRLALRNLPQEVYDLKWDVVVVDGPSGNAPEAPGRMAAIYSAAVIARNGNDTNAVVHDVDRTIEKWFSWEFLCDENLVSSKGKLWNFRIRGQLNSTRFCSFEPVILV; this is translated from the coding sequence ATGCCCCCAGAGGTGCCTTATTGCCGTTCTTTTGTAACTCCAGTACTAGTTCGATCCTTGAGTCCAGTTTCACCTGAGGCAAAACAAGAGTTACCTACTAGCCATAAACATTGGGAAAGAACCAAAAAGATGAACTTTTCCAAGAAAAAAGTCATCCCTTTTCTTGTTTTGATCCTAGCAACAGTTTCGATCCTCAGACTTATTAGAATCACAGTTACTtcgtattcttcttcttctttgccacTGCCTGCTTTTCCTCCTCTCCAGAAAGAAAAATGTTCTTCGCCTTCAAAATCTTGTACTTATGTTCCATTACACGCATCTATGTCCTCCACAAATAGAATAAGTACTTTAGCAAACATGACTTGGCAGACAGAAAAAGAATTCCAACTCCTATCAAATCTGGTTACTCGTAGAGCTCCCTGCAACCTCCTCATTTTTGGGCTTGAACATCAATACACATTCCTTGCATCAATCAACGCTGGCGGTACCACCATCTTTCTAGAGGACGATCCTGATAAGCTAAGAAAGATCAAGATCAAGACAAAGCTCAACACTACAAAAATCTACAAGGTTGAATATAAGGTACCTGCAAAAGATGCATACAAACTGCTAAAGCATGCAAGAAAAAGCCAGGCTTGCACAGTGATCTCGGGACAGCTTCAAATGTCAAAATGTCGACTGGCATTGAGAAATTTACCACAAGAAGTTTATGATCTAAAATGGGATGTGGTGGTCGTGGATGGGCCTAGCGGAAATGCACCGGAGGCACCAGGTAGGATGGCAGCAATATATAGTGCTGCTGTGATAGCAAGAAATGGGAATGATACGAATGCAGTCGTACATGATGTGGATAGAACAATTGAGAAATGGTTCTCCTGGGAGTTCTTATGTGATGAGAACTTAGTTTCTTCTAAAGGTAAATTGTGGAATTTTAGGATCAGAGGTCAATTGAATTCTACAAGGTTTTGTTCTTTCGAACCAGTTATACTAGTTTAA
- the LOC133830054 gene encoding TITAN-like protein isoform X2: MEAGHAETKSNPNSETNTTKRDDKKRKKVSEFEYCEVCKLNHDQGQRHKYFPSHKKSLSIFFSRFQTKLSDVRFFLKNPTLLLPEHASHNRVWCVFCNKDIDELGSSFACNAIHHLASVSHLKNLKHFLWKNGGGMDCIDNFRITKADVTKWEKKCKSLKSGAVSSKEASHGPVFGPSNDIHNELNYVDNNSYINNNLHYFDPSISTGVMPLQNLTNEYQVSHSGITDVSNVGMYSEDIISSLPLETNSGTRSKNLNGVAGMQNLTQIFVSEVAGGNVHSGAPPPWFEAVGEGQLNVGVKPDLGSFVSSSSKLGKSKKLNPKRVGAAWAEKRKLELEMEKRGERVKSECDANWLPNFGRVWQSGSRRESRKEFELEKQNVIKVESHLEELVKIQPYISKRMDEEPVKIQPYISKRMDEESVEIQPYISKQMDEEPVKIQPYISKRMQRDASK, from the exons AACAAACACTACCAAGAGAGACGATAAGAAGAGGAAGAAGGTTTCGGAATTCGAGTACTGCGAAGTTTGCAAACTGAATCACGATCAGGGCCAGCGCCACAAGTACTTCCCAAGCCACAAAAAGTccctctccatcttcttctctcgGTTCCAGACCAAGCTCTCCGATGTTCGTTTCTTTCTGAAAAATCCTACACTCCTCCTCCCGGAACACGCCTCTCACAACCGCGTATGGTGCGTCTTTTGCAATAAAGATATCGATGAGCTTGGCAGCTCTTTTGCTTG TAATGCAATTCATCACTTGGCAAGTGTGAGTCATCTGAAGAATTTGAAGCACTTTTTGTGGAAAAATGGTGGAGGAATGGATTGCATTGATAATTTTAGAATAACGAAAGCTGATGTTACTAAG TGGGAGAAAAAGTGTAAATCATTGAAAAGTGGAGCTGTATCATCTAAAGAAGCATCTCATGGACCAGTTTTTGGACCTTCCAATGATATCCACAATGAACTCAACTATGTAGATAATAAtagttatataaataataatctcCATTATTTTGATCCAAGCATTTCAACCGGTGTTATGCCTTTACAAAATCTTACAAATGAGTATCAGGTATCTCATTCAGGAATCACAGATGTTTCAAATGTTGGCATGTATTCAGAAGATATTATCTCTTCTTTACCTTTGGAGACAAATTCCGGTACTAGATCCAAGAATTTGAATGGTGTAGCAG GTATGCAGAATCTTACCCAAATTTTTGTATCTGAGGTTGCTGGAGGAAATGTGCATTCTGGAGCACCTCCTCCTTGGTTTGAAGCAGTCGGCGAAGGTCAACTAAATGTTGGAGTAAAACCAGACTTAGGTAGCTTTGTTTCTTCATCAAGTAAATTGGGGAAGTCGAAGAAATTGAATCCAAAAAGGGTTGGGGCAGCTTGGGCAGAAAAGAGAAAATTGGAGCTGGAGATGGAAAAGAGAGGAGAGCGTGTGAAGAGCGAGTGTGATGCAAACTGGCTTCcaaattttggtagagtttggCAATCAGGTAGCCGAAGAGAGTCTAGAAAAGAATTTGAGTTGGAAAAGCAAAACGTAATCAAGGTTGAAAGTCATCTTGAGGAGCTAGTAAAGATACAGCCTTACATAAGCAAACGAATG GATGAGGAGCCAGTAAAGATACAGCCTTACATTAGCAAACGAATG GATGAAGAGTCAGTAGAGATACAGCCTTACATTAGCAAACAAATG GATGAAGAGCCAGTAAAGATACAGCCTTACATTAGCAAACGAATG CAAAGAGACGCAAGTAAATGA